A region of Candidatus Poribacteria bacterium DNA encodes the following proteins:
- a CDS encoding replication initiation protein: MNLANRNELIKASPAIQVQSKMTLLQRRAWNVLLANAYDDLPDTDIYRVSIAELSAKLGFNSKNENYLKEILETLVDCKVRWNLLDKDKEEEWGVAVLLASAEIKDGICTYGFAPHFRLKLHNPRIYAKLNLRLQNRFKSQYALVLWEVCFDYFDADRDQGETPVISIETFKELLGLGKDDYPIFSEFNRSVIKPAVKEINTLTNYHVEVEQKRIGRRIGELKFHITRVKQIPPIQESLFPDIENLPPVAIELVQAEIDRKAALKIAEQEWSFVNPEKLPSDGTYPDFLAYIAEKIEISIHAVGVKNRGGFILEAIRENYQNSQVQKDREERAKKAREKELEDLAAEFRVKRDNMIRQVVHAQPELIESAAECIQSNFIRNRLLEHGSAMEAYQKGGMIKAEIDSILAEEFCQDLLAPVHTAYEDEKEQILARVC, from the coding sequence ATGAACTTGGCGAACAGAAACGAGCTCATCAAGGCGAGTCCGGCGATTCAGGTGCAGAGCAAGATGACGCTTTTGCAACGTCGGGCATGGAACGTGTTACTCGCAAATGCCTATGATGACTTACCGGATACAGACATCTATCGCGTCAGCATTGCTGAGTTATCAGCGAAACTTGGTTTTAACAGCAAGAACGAGAATTATTTGAAGGAAATATTAGAGACACTTGTTGATTGCAAGGTAAGATGGAACTTGCTCGACAAGGACAAGGAAGAAGAATGGGGCGTTGCGGTCCTACTTGCATCAGCAGAAATAAAGGACGGTATCTGTACCTATGGGTTTGCTCCACATTTCCGTTTGAAACTTCACAATCCGCGCATTTATGCTAAGTTGAACCTCCGCCTCCAAAATCGGTTCAAGAGCCAATACGCGTTGGTTTTATGGGAAGTTTGCTTTGATTACTTTGATGCTGATCGGGACCAGGGTGAAACACCTGTTATCTCGATTGAAACCTTCAAAGAGCTGCTGGGTCTTGGAAAAGATGATTACCCTATATTCAGTGAATTTAACCGATCGGTCATTAAACCTGCTGTCAAGGAGATCAACACTCTAACAAATTACCACGTTGAGGTTGAACAGAAACGCATCGGACGACGGATCGGTGAACTGAAGTTCCATATCACCAGGGTCAAGCAGATCCCGCCGATTCAGGAGTCACTCTTTCCTGATATAGAGAACCTTCCTCCAGTTGCTATTGAACTCGTCCAGGCAGAGATTGATCGGAAAGCTGCCCTTAAAATCGCCGAACAAGAATGGAGTTTCGTGAATCCCGAAAAATTGCCGTCCGATGGCACGTATCCTGATTTTCTGGCATATATCGCCGAGAAGATTGAAATATCCATCCACGCCGTGGGGGTCAAAAATCGTGGCGGTTTTATCCTTGAAGCCATCCGCGAGAACTATCAGAACTCACAGGTACAAAAGGATCGTGAAGAACGCGCCAAGAAAGCAAGAGAAAAAGAACTGGAGGACTTAGCTGCAGAATTTAGGGTCAAACGTGATAACATGATCCGTCAAGTCGTTCACGCCCAACCGGAACTTATTGAATCCGCTGCGGAATGTATCCAGTCTAATTTCATCCGTAATCGGCTCCTTGAGCACGGATCCGCTATGGAAGCATACCAAAAAGGTGGAATGATCAAAGCGGAGATAGACAGCATTCTTGCTGAGGAATTCTGTCAGGATCTGCTTGCTCCGGTTCATACGGCGTATGAAGATGAAAAGGAGCAAATTTTGGCAAGGGTCTGTTAG